In the Topomyia yanbarensis strain Yona2022 chromosome 3, ASM3024719v1, whole genome shotgun sequence genome, one interval contains:
- the LOC131688400 gene encoding uncharacterized protein LOC131688400 has translation MEGDSGGGKPPWAFGSRFDELTDFDTGDDWKLKTQIKRKKRGATRDTLQEKFFSKESRLEGNNGPRYLVLSRTDGEHTMEKVSPFFIKKAIDSITPRVTISRMKDGKLLLKSVDTQQAEKLMKQTNLGGQIGIRIEEHSSLNTTKGVVSCYDLKFLSDNEILEGLKAEHVTEIRRINRRNQNKELEPTSTVVLTFNLGYLPTSINVGFHPCRVRQYIPSPLRCMNCLKFGHTKDQCRGNRVCAGCANLYHDNTRCVQTICVNCRGSHDAFSKTCPVYEDEYEIQKIRVTDKISLREAKRKRRSQAPNPNTPQLTRSFATVTATGKVQENSIETNREIRSTMSSCNRDPITQNDQPKSDQQSLHEIAASPSLPREPGIEIRPPQSTQTPTISSINHDDHPNHCFAVERVSTDRARSRSRSPLFTTSQSTNIDGKVQEKTQSKINF, from the exons ATGGAAGGGGATTCCGGCGGCGGAAAACCGCCTTGGGCCTTTGGTTCTCGATTTGATGAACTGACCGATTTTGACACCGGAGACGACTGGAAGTTGAAAACGCAGATTAAACGGAAAAAACGTGGAGCTACTCGAGACACGCTGCAAGAAAAATTCTTTTCTAAGGAAAGCAGATTGGAAGGAAACAATGGACCACGCTATTTAGTGCTGTCTAGAACAGATGGTGAACACACAATGGAAAAGGTATCgccattttttatcaaaaaggcTATTGATAGTATTACACCACGTGTCACAATCAGTCGGATGAAAGATGGGAAGCTACTTCTGAAATCAGTGGACACTCAGCAAGCCGAAAAACTaatgaaacaaacaaaccttGGAGGACAGATCGGGATTCGAATTGAAGAACACTCTTCTCTGAACACTACAAAGGGTGTTGTCAGTTGTTACGATTTGAAGTTTCTATCGGATAATGAAATTCTTGAGGGACTGAAGGCTGAACACGTGACGGAGATCAGGCGGATCAATCGCCGTAACCAGAATAAGGAACTGGAGCCCACCTCTACCGTAGTCTTAACATTTAATCTGGGATATCTACCAACATCGATAAATGTAGGATTCCATCCATGCCGTGTTCGCCAGTATATACCGTCTCCTTTGAGGTGTATGAATTGCCTCAAATTCGGACATACTAAAGACCAGTGTAGAGGAAATCGCGTGTGTGCGGGATGCGCAAATCTATACCATGATAATACTCGATGCGTACAAACCATCTGTGTGAATTGTAGAGGTAGCCACGATGCGTTTTCGAAAACCTGTCCAGTATACGAAGATGAATACGAAATCCAGAAAATTCGAGTCACCGACAAAATTTCCTTGCGTGAAGCTAAACGAAAACGACGATCACAAGCTCCGAATCCAAATACGCCACAGCTTACCCGAAGCTTTGCTACTGTCACGGCGACGGGAAAGGTTCAGGAAAATTCTATTGAAACTAACCGAGAAATAAGAAGCACGATGAGCAGCTGTAACCGAGATCCCATTACGCAGAATGACCAACCCAAATCTGACCAACAATCCCTACACGAAATCGCTGCCAGCCCAAGCTTGCCGAGAGAGCCTGGAATTGAAATACGACCACCACAGTCTACACAAACACCAACGATATCTAGCATTAACCATGATGATCATCCCAACCATTGCTTCGCCGTCGAGAGAGTATCGACGGACAGAGCCCGATCGAGATCACGATCTCCATTGTTTACAACCTCACAGTCTACCAATATCGATGGAAAGGTTCAAG AGAAAACCCAAAGCAAGATCAACTTCTAA